One stretch of Lachnospiraceae bacterium oral taxon 096 DNA includes these proteins:
- a CDS encoding ABC transporter substrate-binding protein, protein MKKRWLGVALSAVMTVGLLAGCGGKTDSTPTGSAGSSSADTSAAGKTDNKTDNKTASSTGLRLINGKIEIDKQLKEVAELFKKETGQEVTIESLGGGVDIQGQIKSYKAADNMPDIFVIGGDGDYANWTDMVADLSDSEFAKNTDFAYKDKTTGKVVGFPYAVEGYGITYNADILEKAGIDPKTLVNYDAFKAAFEKIDGMKDQLGIQAVASVAAESGQMYWSTGNHLFGYYYTGGLQRGDNKYFDMAMKGELDKDRLGEFADMTGLLFKYADPQVLISGTYDDQLALWAKGKTAFITQGNWVDPSLKDYNATFKVGIAPLAFTKTDMTSILADCPSWWCVYKDSKNLDAAKKFLDFVATNEDAQKILVEEAGMISPYKNSKVEPKTPLAMDVKKYVDEGKTSSWAWSNMPEGLAQNAIGLVFESYAKGDITRDQFVEMMQTTIADYVKNKKN, encoded by the coding sequence ATGAAAAAAAGATGGTTGGGAGTCGCATTGAGTGCAGTGATGACCGTTGGTCTACTGGCAGGTTGCGGCGGAAAGACAGACAGCACACCAACAGGTAGTGCAGGTTCTTCAAGTGCAGACACAAGCGCAGCGGGAAAGACGGATAATAAGACGGATAATAAGACGGCAAGCTCGACAGGACTTCGCTTGATTAACGGAAAGATTGAGATTGACAAGCAATTGAAAGAAGTTGCTGAGCTGTTTAAGAAGGAGACTGGTCAGGAAGTTACCATTGAATCCCTCGGTGGTGGTGTGGATATTCAGGGGCAGATTAAGAGCTATAAAGCTGCCGACAATATGCCAGACATTTTTGTTATTGGTGGCGATGGCGACTACGCAAACTGGACAGATATGGTTGCTGATTTGAGTGATTCTGAGTTTGCAAAGAATACAGATTTTGCTTACAAAGACAAGACAACGGGTAAAGTTGTTGGTTTCCCATATGCAGTAGAAGGATATGGTATCACATATAATGCTGATATTCTTGAGAAGGCAGGCATTGATCCAAAGACATTGGTTAACTACGATGCATTTAAGGCCGCATTTGAAAAGATTGATGGAATGAAAGATCAACTTGGCATTCAGGCTGTTGCTTCTGTAGCGGCAGAGTCTGGACAGATGTATTGGTCCACAGGAAATCATTTGTTCGGATATTATTACACTGGTGGTCTTCAAAGAGGAGACAACAAGTACTTTGATATGGCGATGAAGGGAGAGCTTGACAAGGACCGACTGGGTGAGTTTGCCGATATGACAGGACTGTTATTTAAGTATGCAGACCCTCAAGTTTTGATTTCAGGAACCTATGATGATCAATTAGCTCTTTGGGCTAAGGGAAAGACCGCTTTTATCACACAGGGAAATTGGGTTGATCCATCTTTGAAAGATTACAATGCAACATTTAAGGTAGGTATTGCACCACTTGCATTTACAAAGACCGATATGACAAGTATCTTGGCAGATTGTCCATCTTGGTGGTGTGTATATAAGGACAGCAAGAACTTAGATGCAGCAAAGAAGTTCCTCGATTTCGTGGCAACAAATGAGGATGCACAAAAGATTCTTGTTGAAGAGGCTGGTATGATTTCACCATATAAGAATAGTAAGGTGGAGCCAAAGACACCACTTGCTATGGATGTAAAGAAGTATGTTGATGAAGGAAAGACATCTTCTTGGGCTTGGTCGAATATGCCAGAAGGTCTTGCACAGAATGCCATTGGATTGGTATTTGAGTCCTATGCAAAGGGCGATATTACAAGAGATCAATTTGTTGAGATGATGCAGACAACAATTGCAGACTATGTGAAGAATAAAAAGAACTAA
- a CDS encoding alpha-glucosidase, with the protein MKKKWWHQKVAYQIYPKSFKDTTGNGIGDLRGIIEKLDYLKDLGVDIIWLSPCYCSPLADQGYDISDYYNIDPRFGTMEDMDELIAKAKERDMYILMDLVINHCSDEHEWFKKAIADPTGEYASYFYIEDAVDGHEPNNWRSYFGGSVWEKIPGTDKYYLHLFHKKQPDLNWENPKLREEIYTMVNWWLDRGLGGFRIDAIINIKKALPFTKFSYAPDRNDGLTNCTKMLEDTIGLGDFLTELKNKTFAPHDAFTAGEVFNEREEEIPLFIGDDGYFSTMFDFESASFGENGRGWYKKQPITPDDYKKCCFKTQKRIGDIGMISTIIENHDEPRGVSRYIPEGECSDTSKKFLATMQLMLRGLPFIYQGQEIGMENVNFTSIDQIDDISSRDQYRVALEEGLSEEEAFAIVKKYSRDNARTPFQWDDSENAGFTTGKPWLTLNPNYKEINAKSQVNDPNSLFSYYKKLIQLRKDPEHQDVVVYGEVIPYLVEEPKLMAFYRKGETETLLVLGNFQTAKKTVKLPSQPKQVLLNNVNDLTMTSDEICLEGYQAVVLLL; encoded by the coding sequence ATGAAAAAGAAGTGGTGGCACCAAAAAGTGGCCTATCAAATTTATCCAAAAAGTTTCAAGGACACAACAGGAAATGGTATCGGTGATTTAAGAGGAATTATTGAAAAATTGGATTACCTAAAGGATCTTGGAGTGGACATTATATGGCTATCTCCATGTTATTGTTCTCCTCTAGCCGATCAAGGCTATGATATTTCTGATTACTACAATATCGACCCTCGCTTTGGAACTATGGAAGATATGGATGAGCTCATCGCCAAAGCAAAAGAAAGGGATATGTACATCCTTATGGACTTAGTGATCAATCACTGTTCTGATGAGCACGAGTGGTTTAAAAAGGCCATTGCTGATCCAACAGGTGAATATGCTTCCTATTTTTATATTGAAGATGCTGTTGATGGCCATGAGCCAAACAACTGGCGTTCCTACTTTGGTGGCAGTGTATGGGAAAAAATTCCAGGCACAGATAAATATTACTTGCACCTGTTCCACAAAAAACAACCCGACTTAAACTGGGAAAATCCAAAGCTCAGAGAAGAAATTTACACGATGGTCAATTGGTGGCTCGACAGAGGATTGGGAGGATTTCGAATTGATGCCATTATCAATATTAAAAAGGCATTGCCATTTACCAAATTCTCCTACGCCCCTGATCGAAATGACGGTTTGACCAATTGTACAAAAATGTTGGAAGATACCATCGGTCTTGGAGACTTCTTGACCGAATTAAAAAATAAAACTTTTGCTCCACATGATGCCTTTACCGCCGGCGAAGTGTTTAATGAACGGGAAGAAGAGATTCCACTCTTTATTGGCGATGACGGATATTTTTCCACTATGTTTGACTTTGAAAGTGCTTCTTTTGGTGAGAATGGTCGTGGCTGGTATAAAAAACAGCCGATTACACCAGATGACTACAAGAAATGTTGTTTTAAGACTCAAAAACGCATTGGGGATATCGGTATGATTTCTACAATTATTGAAAATCATGACGAGCCTCGTGGTGTCAGTCGCTATATTCCAGAGGGCGAGTGCTCCGACACCAGCAAAAAGTTCCTTGCAACCATGCAGTTGATGTTGCGTGGACTTCCTTTTATCTATCAAGGTCAAGAAATTGGAATGGAAAATGTCAATTTCACTTCCATTGACCAGATTGATGATATCTCCAGCCGTGACCAATATCGTGTTGCACTAGAAGAAGGTTTGTCTGAAGAGGAGGCCTTTGCCATTGTCAAAAAATACAGTCGTGACAATGCAAGAACACCATTTCAGTGGGATGATTCTGAGAACGCAGGATTTACCACTGGAAAACCTTGGTTAACTTTAAATCCAAACTACAAAGAAATCAATGCCAAGAGCCAGGTCAATGACCCCAATTCTCTCTTTTCTTACTACAAGAAATTAATCCAGCTTCGCAAAGACCCAGAGCACCAGGATGTCGTAGTTTACGGTGAAGTCATCCCTTACCTAGTGGAGGAGCCAAAATTGATGGCCTTTTATCGAAAGGGCGAAACGGAAACTCTCCTTGTTCTCGGAAATTTCCAGACAGCTAAAAAGACAGTAAAATTGCCAAGTCAGCCAAAACAGGTTCTTCTTAACAATGTAAACGACCTTACTATGACTTCTGATGAAATTTGTCTAGAGGGCTATCAAGCCGTTGTTCTTCTTTTGTAA
- a CDS encoding sugar ABC transporter permease — MNTKSPKFLSMALIVVGIIFTVYALVLDFTKATGEWRGYALIIGILLILFGIFKMPGKNHTRIVKILFLFPMIFTFAVTVIIPFLLGIFYSFTDWNGIQFNKFVGLANYVTMFKQQDYLYSFLITVIYTVINIILVNVVGFALALLCTSKIKGTSFLRSAYFLPNLIGGLVLGYVWQFIFNKVFTVIFAGSASMLTNANTALLAILIVNTWQYAGYIMLIYLTGLQTVPRDVIEAAGVDGASPVTTLFKIKMPMIANTFTVCIFLTLVNSFKQFDLNLAITNGAPSRIMGAKIIQATELLALNIYNTAIRKNNYALGQTKAVIFFIILAVVSLTQVAISKRREVEL; from the coding sequence ATGAATACAAAGAGTCCAAAATTTTTATCCATGGCATTGATTGTTGTGGGAATTATTTTTACAGTATATGCGCTTGTGTTAGATTTTACGAAAGCAACGGGAGAGTGGAGAGGATATGCACTCATCATTGGAATTTTACTCATTTTATTTGGGATTTTTAAGATGCCAGGTAAAAATCATACACGGATTGTCAAAATTCTTTTCCTGTTTCCGATGATATTTACTTTTGCAGTCACTGTTATTATTCCATTTTTATTGGGAATTTTTTATTCCTTTACTGATTGGAACGGAATTCAATTCAATAAATTTGTGGGATTAGCTAATTATGTCACGATGTTTAAGCAGCAAGATTATCTTTATTCTTTCTTGATCACTGTGATTTACACTGTAATCAATATCATTTTGGTGAATGTTGTAGGATTTGCACTTGCTCTATTGTGTACATCAAAGATTAAGGGAACATCTTTTCTTCGTTCGGCCTATTTCTTGCCAAACTTAATTGGTGGTTTGGTACTTGGCTATGTATGGCAATTTATTTTTAATAAAGTATTTACGGTCATTTTTGCAGGCTCAGCTTCAATGCTGACCAATGCCAATACAGCACTTCTTGCGATTTTAATTGTGAATACTTGGCAATATGCAGGTTATATTATGTTGATCTATTTGACAGGATTACAAACTGTGCCAAGGGATGTCATTGAAGCAGCAGGTGTGGATGGAGCTAGTCCAGTGACGACTCTATTTAAGATTAAGATGCCAATGATTGCCAATACATTTACAGTTTGTATCTTTTTAACTTTGGTCAATTCCTTTAAGCAGTTTGATCTAAACCTTGCCATTACCAATGGTGCCCCAAGCCGTATTATGGGAGCAAAGATTATTCAAGCGACAGAGCTTTTGGCCTTAAATATTTACAATACAGCAATTCGAAAGAACAATTATGCCCTTGGTCAGACAAAGGCCGTGATATTCTTTATTATTTTGGCAGTTGTGTCACTTACACAGGTAGCCATCAGCAAGAGAAGAGAGGTGGAATTATAG
- a CDS encoding carbohydrate ABC transporter permease has product MKAEKNRNLIGTIVGFVIAILVLCPFFLVVINSAKTSADIVVSPIALPKHWGQMMDNFKGVINNTNFSYWSSFKSSLIITIISLILLTLFSSMAAWVLSRHHKEGWSNVIFMMFVAAMVIPFQVVMLPILTVFRNIGNFTGIQMLSSYKGVIFAYLGFGGSMSIFVLHGFIKGIPRELEEAAWIDGCSPEGTFFRIIMPLLRPVQMTVLILNGLWIWNDYLLPSIMLGLNGKIKTLPIAVSSFVGSYVKQWDLILSAAFLAMIPIVILFLIAQKQIIQGMVDGAIK; this is encoded by the coding sequence ATGAAAGCAGAAAAAAATCGAAATTTGATTGGTACCATTGTTGGCTTTGTCATTGCCATTCTTGTTCTTTGCCCATTTTTCTTAGTTGTCATCAACTCTGCGAAGACAAGTGCAGACATTGTTGTCAGTCCAATTGCCCTTCCAAAGCATTGGGGACAGATGATGGATAATTTTAAAGGTGTAATCAATAACACAAATTTTAGTTATTGGAGTTCATTTAAGAGTTCTTTGATTATCACCATCATTTCGCTTATCCTCTTGACACTATTTTCTTCTATGGCTGCTTGGGTACTCAGTCGTCATCACAAAGAGGGTTGGTCCAATGTAATCTTTATGATGTTTGTTGCTGCAATGGTTATTCCATTTCAGGTAGTTATGCTTCCGATTTTGACTGTATTTAGAAATATTGGAAATTTTACAGGAATTCAAATGCTTTCTAGTTATAAGGGAGTCATCTTTGCGTATCTTGGATTTGGTGGTTCAATGTCTATCTTTGTGTTACATGGCTTTATTAAGGGAATTCCAAGGGAGCTAGAGGAGGCAGCATGGATTGACGGTTGTTCACCAGAGGGTACATTTTTTAGAATTATTATGCCACTTCTTCGCCCAGTGCAGATGACGGTTCTTATTTTGAATGGACTTTGGATTTGGAATGATTATCTTCTTCCATCCATTATGCTCGGACTTAATGGAAAAATTAAGACATTGCCAATTGCGGTGAGTAGCTTTGTTGGATCCTATGTAAAACAATGGGATTTGATTTTGAGTGCAGCGTTCCTTGCAATGATACCGATTGTTATTTTGTTCTTAATTGCACAAAAACAGATTATTCAAGGCATGGTTGATGGCGCAATTAAATAA